From a region of the Theobroma cacao cultivar B97-61/B2 chromosome 8, Criollo_cocoa_genome_V2, whole genome shotgun sequence genome:
- the LOC108663035 gene encoding probable carboxylesterase 18, whose translation MLSSGNLAHHVALKACEHEFSRLNLIGEVELQPFFGGEERTESEIKLVGTLLISVNRTDWMWKAFLPQGCNRDHQVVNVFGPNSVDISHLPFPPTLVFISRFDPLQDWQRKYVEGLKKCGKTV comes from the exons atgctatcaa GTGGCAACCTGGCGCATCATGTGGCCCTCAAGGCTTGCGAGCATGAATTTTCCCGACTGAACCTTATCGGAGAAGTGGAATTGCAACCCTTTTTTGGAGGAGAGGAAAGGACAGAATCAGAGATTAAGCTTGTTGGGACTCTATTAATATCAGTGAACCGCACAGATTGGATGTGGAAGGCTTTCTTGCCACAAGGTTGCAACCGGGATCATCAAGTGGTGAATGTATTTGGGCCAAATTCTGTTGATATTTCACATTTACCGTTTCCACCTACCCTTGTTTTCATCAGCAGGTTTGATCCTTTACAAGATTGGCAGAGAAAATATGTGGAGGGATTAAAGAAATGTGGGAAAACAGTGTAG